One genomic segment of Erythrolamprus reginae isolate rEryReg1 chromosome 2, rEryReg1.hap1, whole genome shotgun sequence includes these proteins:
- the LOC139159879 gene encoding zinc finger protein 84-like, translated as MCRLCKKNSVTISVMKHQRTQTGGKPFECPDCGKSFSQSSHLVTHQRTHTGEKPFECVDCGKSFSQSSHLVTHQRTHSGEKPFECPEWGRGFSDNSSLVQYQRIHTGEKPFECSDCVKSFSDSSSLVRHQRTHTGEKPFEYPECGKGFNDNSSFVQHQRTHTGEKPFECPDCWKSFSRNSNLVTHQRTHSGEKPFECPDCGKSFSQSSYLVTHQRTHTGEKPFECPDCGKGFSQSSHLVTHQRNHTGEKPFECPDCGKTFSHSSHLVTHQRTHSGEKPFECPECGKGFSQSSSLVKHQRTHTGEKPFECPECGKSFSDSSSLVRHQRTHTGEKPFECPDCGKGFSHNSSLVKHQRTHTGEKPFECPECEKSFSDSSSLVRHQRTHTGEKPFECPECEKSFSDSSSLVGHQRTHTGEKPFECPDCGKGFSRNSSLVQHQRIHTGEKPFECPDCGKGFSRNSNLVRHQRIHTGEKPFECPDWEKS; from the coding sequence ATGTGCAGACTGTGCAAAAAAAATTCAGTCACAATTTCAGttatgaaacaccagaggactcaaacAGGagggaaaccctttgaatgtcctgactgtgggaaaagttttagtcagagttcccacctggtgacacaccagaggactcacacaggagagaaaccctttgaatgtgttgactgtgggaaaagttttagtcagagttcccacctggtgacacaccagaggactcactcaggagagaaaccctttgaatgtcctgagtggGGGAgaggttttagtgataattccagcctagtGCAataccagaggattcacacaggagagaaaccctttgaatgttctgactgtgtgaaaagttttagtgatagttccagcctggtgagacaccagaggactcacacaggagagaaaccctttgaatatcctgagtgtgggaaaggttttaatgATAATTCCAGCTtcgtgcaacaccagaggactcacacaggagagaaaccctttgaatgtcctgactgttggAAAAGTTTTAGTCGGAATTCCaatctggtgacacaccagaggactcactcaggagagaaaccctttgaatgtcctgactgtgggaaaagttttagtcagagttcctacctggtgacacaccagaggactcacacaggagagaaaccctttgaatgtcctgactgtgggaaaggttttagtcagagttcccacctggtgacacaccagaggaatcacacaggagagaaaccctttgaatgtcctgactgtgggaaaacttTTAGTCACAGTTCCCACCTGgtaacacaccagaggactcactcaggagagaaaccctttgaatgtcctgagtgtgggaaaggttttagtcaaagTTCCAGCctagtgaaacaccagaggactcacacaggagagaaaccctttgaatgtcctgaatgtgggaaaagttttagtgatagttccagcctggtgagacaccagaggactcacacaggagagaaaccctttgaatgtcctgactgtgggaaaggttttagtcataattccagtctagtgaaacaccagaggactcacacaggagagaaaccctttgaatgtcctgaatgtgagaaaagttttagtgatagttccagcctggtgagacaccagaggactcacacaggagagaaaccctttgaatgtcctgaatgtgagaaaagttttagtgatagttccagcctggtgggacaccagaggactcacacaggagagaaaccctttgaatgtcctgactgtgggaaaggtttcagtcgtaATTCCAGCctagtgcaacaccagaggattcacacaggagagaaaccctttgaatgtcctgactgtgggaaaggttttagtcgtaattccaacctggtgagacaccagaggattcacacaggagagaaaccctttgaatgtcctgactgggaAAAGTCTTAG